Proteins from one Dromiciops gliroides isolate mDroGli1 chromosome 6, mDroGli1.pri, whole genome shotgun sequence genomic window:
- the LOC122732700 gene encoding proteoglycan 3-like, translating to MKLAFILSFVLLGTVSSLHMRNEAINLEKLEEVDTQAEESKVPEGGEFLASADKSSKKEKEVTESVSAAKDNYTLEAKKEETVYVLENARFHVRYVLIRKLKTFTEAQRYCQQNYRGNLVSIHNSDFNCKLQNLAKRINQRWVWIGAYTTSWFFVKKFKWIDRSNWDFSYWAIGQPLFGWGRCVAMCTNGSGWSRTSCHQSLPFICSY from the exons GAAATGAGGCTATTAACCTAGAGAAACTAGAGGAAGTAGACACCCAGGCTGAGGAGTCAAAGGTGCCAGAGGGAGGAGAATTTCTTGCTTCTGCTGACAAATCCtctaagaaggagaaagaagtcaCAGAGTCAGTCTCAGCTGCCAAAGATAATTACACTCTGGAAGCCAAAAAAGAGGAGACAGTTTATGTGCTGGAGAACGCAAGGTTTCATGTCAGATATGTGTTAATCAGAAAACTGAAGACATTTACAGAAGCTCAG AGATACTGTCAGCAGAACTACAGGGGCAATCTAGTTTCCATCCACAATTCTGACTTCAACTGCAAACTCCAGAATTTAGCTAAAAGAATCAACCAACGCTGGGTTTGGATTGGAGCTTACACCACTAGCTGG TTCTTCGTCAAGAAATTTAAATGGATTGATCGGAGCAACTGGGATTTTTCATACTGGGCAATAGGCCAGCCACTCTTTGGTTGGGGCCGCTGTGTAGCTATGTGTACTAATG GTAGTGGCTGGAGTAGGACTTCATGCCATCAATCATTGCCCTTTATCTGTTCCTATTGA